One Bythopirellula goksoeyrii genomic window, TGATAAACTGGATTAAATGGAGCTGCTCCTCAAAGTCACGTGCATCCAGGATATATTGTCTTGAGCGGCTAGAAATCATTCGGACAATTTTTGACGTAGAAGTAGTTTAGAGCATGAAGGCATACCTGTTATTTGGAATCTGCAACTGTGTGGTTTTCATATCAGGCGTGCTTCAAGCAGCAGTCCTCCCGAGCCTTCAATCTTCTTTGGCCAACTATTATTCGTTTGACCGCCCTCTTGGAGGCAATTTCGATTCGCTGATCGAGATCGACTTGGGTACTGACCAGACCAATATTGCCCTCCTCAACGGGGCACCGCGTATAGCCGATGCTGCCTGGAGCGGAAGCACTTACTCTCTTCAAACGGGCCAGAATAGTGATACTTTAAGCAATGATGATTGGAAGGCGGGCATTCAGTTTTTATCCTCTGCAGAATCCACTTTGATTGGCACTAAACATGTTACCGGCATTTCTTTGATGGGTTGGTTCAAACCCTTAGGCAATCATTTCGATAATCCCAGTCTCAACACGAATACGCCCGCAGGTGAGGATAGGTACAACGCTTTCGGGCTGTTCGGTCTGTTGCGTGGCGACGAAAACTTAGGAAATACCGATGGGCACGCCGTCCGTGCATTGCTAGAAGTGATTAACGATCGAATCACAGGCCTGGGACGACGGCTGGACTCTCAACCAGGCTCAGGTTCCATTCGATCGGTAGAGCGTTGGGATCAAATCATGATACCCGGTGAATGGTGCCATCTGACGGCAACATTTGACTTCGATCGGGGCGAAGTGGCACTCTATAAGAATGGACTGCCCATCGAGACCGAAAACCTGAGTGTTGGGAACTGGGATCTAACCGAAGGAATAGACTATACCTCGAACGAATCTGCGGGAGGAATCAAGATTGGCGGGAGCTTCCCTGACAACTCCCAGGAACGAAATCCATTCAATGGTCTCATCGACGAGTTGATGGCCTTCAACCAGTGGCTAACGCCAGACCTCGTATTGGCGCAATATCAATTAGTCAGTGGACTGCCGGGCGACTTGGACGGAGACCATGACGTCGATGGCGCCGATTTTCTTCAAATACAACGTAGTAGCCCACATTTACTGTCCTCATGGCAAGAACAGTATGGCATCGGAATCGAGCCACAAGCTTCGGCAACAAACGTCCAAGACTCTCTGGCCGCTCCTGAACCATCAGGAATCTGTCTGGCCTTTCTCGCTATGCTAATACCAATCGCAGTTGGTCGATAGAGACTTTTGACAATCTCAATAGCATTAGCGCATCTTCTCCTTTAGGATGGGCAATGGATGGACTACCATGGAGTCATATTCCGGTGCCTCGATAGCGGATAGTTCGTAAAGATTTCTCTCTCCTCTCATGCGAGTGTTTCAATGCATATTAGATACCTGATATTCACAATCCTGTGTATGCAAACTACTTCTGTTGCGTTTGCGCAACGCCAAATGGAGAATCTCACTCGTGGTACCGTAGCAGTTCGTCAGACAGATGGCGTGTATGTTGGTTGGCGACTGTTGGGAACAGATCCTGAAGGAATCGAGTTCAATGTCTATCGTCAGGTCGGCGACAGTGAACGCATAAGGTTGAACGACGAACCAATTAGTGGCGCGACGAATCTCGTCGATCGAGATGCTCCTAGGGACGGAGGGCTATCGTATACCGTGGTGCCGGTTGTCGATAGTCAAGAATTGAACTCGACGGTGGCGGCTAACGTGTGGGAACAGAGCTATCTAGAGTTTCCCATCCAACCCATAGACGACTATCGTCCTGGTGACGCGTCTGTTGCCGATTTGGACGGCGATGGCCAGTTGGACATCGTACTGCACCAGACTTCGCGCGGGCGCGACAACGGCTCAGCAGGTGTGACCGGTACACCAATCCTCGACGGCTACAAGTTCGACGGCACCCACTTATGGCGGATCGATCTTGGCAAGAATGTTCGCGAGGGAGAGCATTACACTCAGTTTATGGTGTACGATCTTGACGGCGACGGACGGGCAGAACTTGTCTGTAAGACAGCTGATGGTACGGTCGATGGTCAGGGCAAAGTTATCGGTGATGCTGAGAAGGACTGGCGAACCTTGGATGAAGGTTCTCAAAGGCACGGAAGGATTCTCGATGGTCCAGAATACCTGACTGTGTTCGACGGACTTACTGGCAAGGCTCTCCAAACAGTCGACTACATTCCGAGTCGTCTTCCTATTAACGGCTGGGGCGGAATTGGAGGCAACGCCGGCAACGATAATTACGGTAATCGCTGTGATCGCTTCCTAGCCTGCGTTGCCTATCTAGACGGTCGCCGCCCGAGTGTCGTTATGTGCCGTGGAGTCTACGGACGGATTGTGATGGCTGCTTGGGACTGGCGAGACGGTGAACTTTCGGTCCGGTGGGTGTTTGATTCGGGGATGAGCTATCCTCCGTATGCGAATGCCTCACCCTTTTCAGGAATGGGAGGTCATTCCCTTTCGGTGGCTGACGTTGACGATGATGGCAAAGACGAAATCATCTACCAGGCCATGGTGATTGATGACAACGGGAAAGGTCTGTATTCGACAGGTCTTCGGCATGGAGACGCTATGTACATCACCGACATGTATCCAAACCGTGATGGGATGGAGGTGTTTACCATACAAGAAAACGAGAACGACGCGGAATTATTCCAAACTCCTGGTGCGGCTATGCGAGACGCTCGGACCGGAGAAATACTTTGGAGCCACAGTCCAGTGATCGATGTTGGGAGCGGAATGGCAGCGGACATCGATCCACGATATCTCGGCTACGAAGCATGGGGAGGCCCGGGAGGTCTGAGAAACTCCGAAGGAGAGTCCATTGGCCCTGCACCTCGGGAGACAGGATGGTCGGTCTGGTGGGATGGCGACCCGCTCCGCGAACTCCTGTCCCCAGGCCGACCTGAGCGAAGTCGGACACCCCAACGCGGAAGTGCCGCTCGAGAGGCGCGAGGAAATGCTGAGCCTCGCCCCAATATCGAACAACTTCGCGGACCTCGCGAGGATCGCGATGAACAAGATACGCAGGCGCGATCGCGTTTTCGGGAAACAGAACTCCCAGACCAACAGCAGAATCGCGAACTTTTACGGCGCCGCTTCGGCCCCCAGCCGACACGGATTTCTAAGTGGAATTGGAATACGGAAGAAATGGATCCGCTGGTAGAGCTTGATGGCGTTTCGTTTAGCCGAGGCCCCAGCATCATGGGGGACCTAATTGGTGATTGGCGAGAGGAGATACTCCTGGCGTCGCCTGACGGCAAGTCGCTACGACTCTACACGACGACTATTCCTACCGATTTACGATTGCCCACTCTGTTACACGATCCTCAATATCGATTGGGACTCGCGTGGCAAAACGTTGTCTACAATAAACCGTGTTATCCCAGTTACTACTTGGGAGACGGGATGAAAACTCCAACACGCCCCCACTTGAACTTAGTCGGCAAGGGAGAAGCCATCGAGTTGAAAACTGCCATAATAAAATGAGTCACTGTCAACGAGCATCACATTGTCGCCAAGTCCGAATCGTCATCACAAGGTGGCCATTGGAGATGGACCATTTGACAGTTTTGCCGCCGTTCTACAATCCTGCGAAATCGGCTAGCAATCTAAGGAATCGACCGTTTTGTAAATCACTTGCGATGAGTATTACCAGGTGGATCGAGCGTGAAGTCATAAGTGGGCTGCTCTGCGCTGACCGTGGTTTTCAGGTCGGATGTGCGCACTTGCCCATACCTTGGGTGGATTTTAGGACGCGAGGGTTTATCGAGATCGTCGCCGATCGATTCTTGCACAACAACAATGTATTCGCCAGGTGCAATGCCTCTCGAATCCTCACTGGCACGCGCTACGTAGGCACCACTGCCATCAGCACCGCCTGTAAAAGTCTTTCCGTCTGTCCCTCGAAACATGATGGTAGCCGACGGCAGCGGTTCGCCATTCTGAAGTGTGATGGTTCCGGAAACAGGAACGGTTGTATCATTCCCACCGCCACAGCCAACACAGAGTAGGAGTAGCGTGACTTTGACAAATTGCTGCCCCAGTAATTTGTCAAATGGCCGGGCTGGCATAACTGGCAAATCCTTTTCTCATACAGGCAAATATAAAGGTCTGCTCCCTTGCAGACTTACCAATGAAGGCATGAGCTTCTAAAGTTCGTCCAAACCTACAACTTCTCCACCCGCTCGAGTAACAAGCTGCTCGATAACTGCCAAGTCAATATCTTTATTGACCGATCTACCGCTTGCATCGCCGAGTATGACATTCATGATTCCGGGATGGGCAGACCCTGCCCAAGCACCGATATTCCCTTCGAACATCTCATTCTGGGAAATCCTGCCCCCTTGCTTGTTGGAGATTGGTAGACCACGGGGCAAGCTATTAGCAATCAGATCGCTCGTTCCAAGAATGATTCCTGGATTGTCACCACCGTCGTAGATCGAGTAGCGTTTTGACATCCAGAAAGAGTTTTCGCTGATGATGAATGTGTTAGAAAGCCCGTCAGTGATCGTACGAAAACTCGTCAGCGACTTGTAGTCGGTTAAATTGGATGGAGCTCCAGGGATCTCGATGAGTTTAGGTGGAATAATCGCACCGTCGAAGTACTCCTGGGCATTGCCAAGGTTTGCATTGCCACCTACTGCAAACCAGGTACTCGAAACGCAGGCGAAATCACCACGTATTCCTCGATACGACGCATTAGGTAGTCCCGTACCCGAACCGTCGGCGTTGATGCTATCGTGATAGCGGCTGGGACAAATGAATGTTTCTACCGGAGTGGTCAAAAAAGTCTCCGATTGATTAACAAACTTATCTTGAATGTTGAGAAATTGACCAAGATTCGTCTGTTCAATATGAGGAAGAATCACCGCTGCCCAAGTCATCCAACCATCGATGATCCGGCTTGGCGGCAACTCCTTCCGAGTGTCGTGGTAGCCGTGGACCGCAATACCGATCTGTCGGCAGTTGTTTAGGCATTGAGTCCTTCGGGCGGCCTCACGTGCTGCTTGTATCGCGGGCAAGAGCAGGGCTACCAGTACACCAATGATGGCAATGACCACCAGCAGTTCTACCAAGGTGAAACCCAGTGTACGACCCTTCATGGGGCGCTTCATGTTCGTCACTCCTATAATCTTTGTCTTTGCGTTTCTCGGTCCGCCATTACCGAAAACGACCCAATGAAAGCATCGTCGCCGAAGCGAGAAACATCGTGATTAATATGCTAGAGGGCTCAGGAACGCTGCTAATCGCCGATATCGATCCCGTATTGCCATAGTTGGCTCGCCAAGTATTGAGATCTCCAGCAGTCAGTGGATTGGGCGAATTGCCTCTTTGCCAAGTCAAGAAATCACCACTATCCACACGTCCGTCGACATTAAAGTCGCCAGTCAGGTCGACGATCGGCTCATAGACAACCGTGCCTTGAGAAGCCACAACGGCCCCTTCCTGAAGAAACTGAAACACCAGGTCCTTCGAACCAGCGGTATTGAATAGGTTGCCTAACTCAAGAGTAGCCGTTCCACCAGGACCAAGCCTAGTTGCATTCAAGGGATCAACCTCGCCGATCTGACCATTGGTGACATTCAATAGCTCAAGCCATTCGCCTCCAGCACTGTTTTGATCGTCGAGACTATCCCAACTGCCGGAAGTGAGTGAAGACGATGCCGAATTTACCACGTACCCATCAATATCAACTGCAGTGCTAGACAAGTTGCGAATTCTCCCTTTGCCTGTATTTGGATCGACGTGAAGGATCAGATTATTTACGAAGGTTCCAGTGATCTCTACCAGCCCAGGAACAATCTCACCACCAGGAGTCGTGTACTCAAAGGAAATATCTCCCGCAGGCGGCCCAAAGGTTCCTGCAAACGGATTATAGATTGAACCCAAGGAAACACTGCTACCGGAGCCGAGAGAGCCAGATCCGGCCGCTTTGAGTTCTGAAAGATTCGTAGCACTTGGGTTGGATTCTGTCCAACCTCCACCTAGTCCACCACTAGTGGCAAGACTATTCCATGTGCCGCTAACCAGCGAGCCTTGTGAGGAAAGAATTGAATACCCATCAAGATTGATCGACGACCCCCCCGGTTGAGTAATTGTGCCGGTCCCAGTATTTCGATCAATCTGTAGTACTAACACTTCTTTCAGATTCAAATCGAGACGCTCGCGACCACCACCCAGGCTGGTAGTGGATACGAATAGGTTTTGGCCTGATGTGAGGGACGCGTTGGTCGATAGTGAGCTGAAATTGCCATTCACTGCCGATGCTTCTAGCAGTGGCCAGCTTGAATTAATTGTTGGCGCGCCTGCGAAATTTACATGAAGCGAGCCACCCAGGTTGGCAGCATTCGTGGCGTTGAGGGTCGCCGAATTGGATCCGCTAATCTCAGTTGTATAGCTATTGGAACCGTTGAAAGTGATAAAGTCATTAGACGAAAAATTAGCATTGGAGAAAGTGTGAAAATTGGAGCTAAAGGAAGCAGATCCCACGGTCATGATAGCAGTCCCTGCCGAGGCTGAACCAACCGTAACCAAGTTCGCGGAATTAGTTCCGGTCGTCAAAGGGCCAGCGGCTTCAAGAGATCCACCAGGCAGCACTGTCACTGAGCCCGTTCCCGTGCCACCTACAATGATTCCCCCGTTTTGCAGAGCGGAAGGACTGTTGACGTTTACCTTCAAATCACCTCCACTGCGGACTTCCAAGTGACCACTTCCAATTGCGGATGACCCCAACAAAATCGCACCTGGCTCAAGGACGGGCACGTCAACGAATGCGGTGCCACCAGAGTTAATGACTGCCCGCTCATCAAACTGAGAAGAAGGAATATTCATTAACGTTCCATCGGACCAGTTGCCATTCAGATTCCAGGTAGCAGTCCCAGTTGGTTGGAAGGAATTATCTATTTGACCGAAGACGACAGACGAACTGGCCGTCAGACAGATCAATATTATTCCTAATTCTAATAAGCAAGATCGTTTCATGGTGAGTTATCCTTCAGTAGGTTTTAAAATCGCCATGCTGGCGTTGACGTTTTCAAGTTGTAAGTAGCTCGGTTGTCTAGCTACGAGAAGAGTCCAAATGTAGTTGTGAAAAAGCTTAGCTCCGCCTACGAGCTAAGGACCCCCAACCGGCAAATCCCAACATTGCCAGTAGGACAGTACTAGGTTCGGGCACTTGAGTTGAAGTTGAAAGCGCGGCGATTGGATTTGCCGGGGGATAGTTGTTTTTCCATTCGCGGAAATCCTCGAAGAAGACCAAATTGTTGCTACTCAAATCTCCTTCTATGCGTGTCGCCGGGGTCTGTCCGAAATTGCTCCGGATCACTTGCAAATCGGCCAAGTCGACTGCTTGATCTTCGTTGACATCACCAGGCCCGGGGGGCTGAACGTCAGTGGTTCTCAATGCAAAACCGAAATCACGATTGTTCGATGTATTTCCATTCTCAATGTAGTACCGGCCAGCAGTGTAATTGTCTGTGCCGTTGTTACTATGAAACCAGTTCCCGTTGTTCGTTGACTCATCGAAATTGGAAACCTCGATCCCATATCCGGCGTTATCAGAATTACCCACGTCACCGCGGGCATCGAGGGTGAACGAGTCGGCACCGGACAATACAAACTCAAGTGTTGTTGAACTCGAGGGAACGTTAACGGTATTGGGGACCGTTATCGTCTTAAATGGTGCCCCGTTCGGTGTCCACGTGCTGGTAGTAACGTCGTCAACGTTATAGAAGTCAATAATATATCCGCCTTGACCAGCACCGTGGGCATGCGAGAGGATGATCCCGCCGACGTAGAAGGTTTCAGCAACCTGAAACGATTGCCGCAGTTGTCGCGTGCCACTAATGCCACGCCCAGCTACGCTGAATTGTTGAGGATCGAGCGTAAACGTACCCTCGACTCCAGCTTGATCAACCAGAGGAGTTCCCATTGTTGGAGATGGTGGATATCCTCCGTCAGATGTAAATGTAATCGCAGCCTGTGCGATTGAGCAATGCGCGATGAACAAAGTAGAAACCAGTGCACCAGCTTGAACTTTGCAACTGGCGAAACGACACCTGGAGAAAGTAGGAACTTTCCAATCACGACGTTTCCGCCATCCAGCCAACAAGAAACCGGCCAAAGCCAACATCCAAGATGAAGGTTCGGGGACTACAGCGGACGCAGCAATCAGCGGAGGGACGTTGCTCTTCCATTCGCGGAAGTCGTTAAAGTCGACGACTCCGTCGCCGGTAAGATCACCCTGGAGTCTGCCTCCAACTAGATTACGAAGGTTGTCGCTGATAATGGTGAAATCGTCCAAGTCTACCTCCCGGTCGTTGTCTACGTCGCCTGGCACAGCAGCCAATGCGCCTTCGGCAATCAAAGCTAGTCCAGCATCACGCTCTGGACGAGAAATCGTTCCGTCTTCCCGATAGAAGACGCCATCTGCATAGTCATCGATACCTGACGCAGTCACCCGCAAGCCCCCCATAGAAGTTACCCCGTCGAGGCTAGAAATCTCGATTCCATAACCTGTCGTTCCGGTATTTCTTACCGGT contains:
- a CDS encoding LamG domain-containing protein, which translates into the protein MKAYLLFGICNCVVFISGVLQAAVLPSLQSSLANYYSFDRPLGGNFDSLIEIDLGTDQTNIALLNGAPRIADAAWSGSTYSLQTGQNSDTLSNDDWKAGIQFLSSAESTLIGTKHVTGISLMGWFKPLGNHFDNPSLNTNTPAGEDRYNAFGLFGLLRGDENLGNTDGHAVRALLEVINDRITGLGRRLDSQPGSGSIRSVERWDQIMIPGEWCHLTATFDFDRGEVALYKNGLPIETENLSVGNWDLTEGIDYTSNESAGGIKIGGSFPDNSQERNPFNGLIDELMAFNQWLTPDLVLAQYQLVSGLPGDLDGDHDVDGADFLQIQRSSPHLLSSWQEQYGIGIEPQASATNVQDSLAAPEPSGICLAFLAMLIPIAVGR
- a CDS encoding rhamnogalacturonan lyase, which translates into the protein MQTTSVAFAQRQMENLTRGTVAVRQTDGVYVGWRLLGTDPEGIEFNVYRQVGDSERIRLNDEPISGATNLVDRDAPRDGGLSYTVVPVVDSQELNSTVAANVWEQSYLEFPIQPIDDYRPGDASVADLDGDGQLDIVLHQTSRGRDNGSAGVTGTPILDGYKFDGTHLWRIDLGKNVREGEHYTQFMVYDLDGDGRAELVCKTADGTVDGQGKVIGDAEKDWRTLDEGSQRHGRILDGPEYLTVFDGLTGKALQTVDYIPSRLPINGWGGIGGNAGNDNYGNRCDRFLACVAYLDGRRPSVVMCRGVYGRIVMAAWDWRDGELSVRWVFDSGMSYPPYANASPFSGMGGHSLSVADVDDDGKDEIIYQAMVIDDNGKGLYSTGLRHGDAMYITDMYPNRDGMEVFTIQENENDAELFQTPGAAMRDARTGEILWSHSPVIDVGSGMAADIDPRYLGYEAWGGPGGLRNSEGESIGPAPRETGWSVWWDGDPLRELLSPGRPERSRTPQRGSAAREARGNAEPRPNIEQLRGPREDRDEQDTQARSRFRETELPDQQQNRELLRRRFGPQPTRISKWNWNTEEMDPLVELDGVSFSRGPSIMGDLIGDWREEILLASPDGKSLRLYTTTIPTDLRLPTLLHDPQYRLGLAWQNVVYNKPCYPSYYLGDGMKTPTRPHLNLVGKGEAIELKTAIIK
- a CDS encoding carboxypeptidase-like regulatory domain-containing protein, with the protein product MPARPFDKLLGQQFVKVTLLLLCVGCGGGNDTTVPVSGTITLQNGEPLPSATIMFRGTDGKTFTGGADGSGAYVARASEDSRGIAPGEYIVVVQESIGDDLDKPSRPKIHPRYGQVRTSDLKTTVSAEQPTYDFTLDPPGNTHRK
- a CDS encoding DUF1559 family PulG-like putative transporter; its protein translation is MKRPMKGRTLGFTLVELLVVIAIIGVLVALLLPAIQAAREAARRTQCLNNCRQIGIAVHGYHDTRKELPPSRIIDGWMTWAAVILPHIEQTNLGQFLNIQDKFVNQSETFLTTPVETFICPSRYHDSINADGSGTGLPNASYRGIRGDFACVSSTWFAVGGNANLGNAQEYFDGAIIPPKLIEIPGAPSNLTDYKSLTSFRTITDGLSNTFIISENSFWMSKRYSIYDGGDNPGIILGTSDLIANSLPRGLPISNKQGGRISQNEMFEGNIGAWAGSAHPGIMNVILGDASGRSVNKDIDLAVIEQLVTRAGGEVVGLDEL
- a CDS encoding PEP-CTERM sorting domain-containing protein; this encodes MSTLPRQLRFGVSPFGMAILSAVIFASNSGTVSAAISLTSDPALDFADVYTTNPSAYSTAEHAFVETRMLRQTFKNDAAFDIGQAVLSLRLSGTDGTANSGAGEGGLMISLYQVDDVNATTWTAALGASSPTPFHSWTIPQTTSIPATSDRLGLTFTGADVINLPVRNTGTTGYGIEISSLDGVTSMGGLRVTASGIDDYADGVFYREDGTISRPERDAGLALIAEGALAAVPGDVDNDREVDLDDFTIISDNLRNLVGGRLQGDLTGDGVVDFNDFREWKSNVPPLIAASAVVPEPSSWMLALAGFLLAGWRKRRDWKVPTFSRCRFASCKVQAGALVSTLFIAHCSIAQAAITFTSDGGYPPSPTMGTPLVDQAGVEGTFTLDPQQFSVAGRGISGTRQLRQSFQVAETFYVGGIILSHAHGAGQGGYIIDFYNVDDVTTSTWTPNGAPFKTITVPNTVNVPSSSTTLEFVLSGADSFTLDARGDVGNSDNAGYGIEVSNFDESTNNGNWFHSNNGTDNYTAGRYYIENGNTSNNRDFGFALRTTDVQPPGPGDVNEDQAVDLADLQVIRSNFGQTPATRIEGDLSSNNLVFFEDFREWKNNYPPANPIAALSTSTQVPEPSTVLLAMLGFAGWGSLARRRS